Proteins co-encoded in one Leucobacter exalbidus genomic window:
- the istA gene encoding IS21 family transposase gives MTNYRQIMLLLLQDQSYRQIASIAACSQTTISKARRVLHTEQLTTSTQINALTAEDLDRLFNDGRKSVPGEFVPVDIEKIIAARLGRKKPPLKVLWAKYLKHDPMPGARFYGYERFCQIVAEHVRTNDLTSPIVHVPGHTMQVDWAGTPMFITDPITRTTTKVSVFVATLPYSGLVFAYGCLDEKQPAWLDAHRRAFEYFGGVTLVVVPDNASTASNQISRAERARDVNPAYAEFLEYHQTAAVPTRSYRPRDKGHVEAGVKIITNWVIHYLADQVFASLDDLNAAVAERVESINQRTPFRGEHRSRVEWFNESERDELISLPERRWEPVTWRNAKVHRDWHIQIDTIKYSVPYEFAGRQVSARIIGDTIDVLSDGEIIATHHRGQRKNGYVTVPDHAPAYMEETAGLWTRAYFLRQAAKVGPGTVAALERLLDGKKIEAQGFRSCMNILELGKRSNRSLLEHACRQLTDEDPHRQISYTAVKHRLTAIRAEHHARPQTESTGRPGVPSSAGAGSPGVRDTSRAYLAGAAAFSLDALTGRHQEGRDDV, from the coding sequence ATGACGAATTACCGGCAAATAATGCTGCTCTTGTTACAGGACCAGTCGTATCGCCAGATCGCCTCGATCGCGGCTTGCTCGCAGACCACCATTTCGAAAGCACGTCGCGTGCTCCATACCGAACAGCTGACGACCTCCACACAAATCAACGCTCTCACCGCAGAAGACCTTGACCGGTTATTCAACGACGGCCGTAAGAGCGTGCCAGGCGAGTTCGTTCCCGTCGATATTGAGAAGATCATTGCAGCGAGACTGGGCCGCAAGAAACCACCACTGAAAGTGCTCTGGGCAAAATATCTGAAGCACGACCCCATGCCAGGGGCCAGGTTTTACGGCTACGAAAGATTCTGCCAAATCGTGGCGGAGCATGTGAGAACGAACGACCTCACCTCACCGATCGTTCATGTGCCTGGCCACACCATGCAAGTGGACTGGGCCGGCACCCCGATGTTCATCACTGACCCCATTACGAGAACCACCACCAAGGTGTCCGTGTTCGTCGCGACGCTGCCGTATTCCGGTCTCGTGTTCGCCTACGGCTGTCTCGACGAGAAGCAGCCAGCTTGGCTTGACGCCCATCGGCGGGCCTTCGAATATTTTGGTGGGGTCACCCTGGTGGTGGTGCCAGATAACGCATCAACCGCTTCGAACCAGATCAGCCGGGCCGAGCGTGCCCGCGATGTGAATCCTGCCTACGCAGAGTTCCTGGAGTACCACCAGACAGCCGCCGTTCCCACTCGTTCATACCGTCCCCGGGATAAAGGCCATGTCGAAGCCGGCGTGAAGATCATCACGAACTGGGTCATTCATTACCTCGCTGATCAAGTGTTCGCGTCACTTGATGACTTGAACGCTGCTGTTGCTGAGCGAGTCGAAAGCATCAATCAGCGGACCCCGTTTCGCGGAGAACACCGTTCCCGTGTTGAGTGGTTCAACGAGTCCGAGCGAGATGAACTCATCTCGCTGCCCGAGAGACGGTGGGAGCCTGTCACGTGGCGAAATGCAAAGGTACATCGTGACTGGCACATCCAGATCGACACCATTAAGTACTCCGTCCCCTACGAGTTTGCTGGTCGTCAAGTCTCGGCACGCATCATCGGCGACACGATCGATGTCCTCAGTGACGGTGAGATTATCGCGACGCATCACCGGGGGCAACGCAAGAATGGATATGTCACCGTCCCCGACCACGCTCCTGCCTATATGGAAGAGACCGCAGGGCTTTGGACGCGCGCCTATTTCCTGCGGCAGGCAGCCAAGGTCGGGCCAGGTACTGTGGCCGCGCTCGAACGACTCCTCGACGGGAAGAAGATCGAAGCGCAAGGGTTCCGTTCTTGCATGAACATTCTCGAGCTCGGGAAACGAAGTAACCGATCCCTGCTAGAACATGCCTGCAGGCAGCTCACCGATGAAGACCCCCATCGGCAGATCAGCTACACGGCAGTGAAACATCGCCTCACCGCCATACGTGCTGAACACCATGCGCGCCCGCAGACCGAGTCAACGGGAAGGCCGGGGGTTCCATCTTCTGCTGGGGCGGGGTCGCCTGGCGTTCGTGACACGAGTCGGGCGTATCTCGCGGGGGCTGCTGCGTTCAGTCTCGATGCGCTCACTGGCCGGCACCAGGAAGGGAGAGATGATGTTTGA
- a CDS encoding helix-turn-helix domain-containing protein, which yields MDISTMIEQVGRTPTSTARLTGLSRMTIQRVREGTSVPTIATLRELALAAGYDIAVTLVAPGDPAAAVAARVMYDSMLATSVAESDDVAQWVARLKRHQLTAPDEVLALAGKYAAPQHHPQARFFAPRSGFSHDRLTSAVNSAGVTSQGAFALSGIAAADYYLFTSGSVGPVVLWSEHAEAACDALSATFREAPDYQPGGILVAPAPPEYFVDSLTDEKEHLTVVSPIQAALDLHGLGYTNLALNVTEGW from the coding sequence ATGGATATCAGCACGATGATTGAACAGGTCGGGCGCACACCGACGTCTACCGCGCGCCTCACCGGGTTATCTCGCATGACTATTCAACGTGTTCGTGAGGGAACTTCGGTGCCCACAATTGCCACACTAAGAGAGCTCGCGCTGGCAGCTGGGTACGACATCGCGGTCACCCTCGTCGCCCCTGGCGATCCTGCCGCGGCCGTCGCCGCACGCGTGATGTACGACTCCATGCTCGCCACCTCAGTCGCAGAATCCGATGACGTTGCGCAGTGGGTTGCCCGCCTCAAGCGCCATCAGCTCACCGCACCCGATGAAGTGCTCGCGCTCGCGGGAAAGTACGCGGCGCCCCAGCACCACCCTCAGGCTCGGTTCTTCGCACCGCGCAGTGGGTTCTCACACGACCGGCTCACTTCAGCGGTCAACAGCGCTGGCGTTACCTCGCAAGGTGCGTTTGCGCTGTCAGGTATTGCCGCCGCCGATTATTATCTGTTCACCTCGGGCAGCGTAGGCCCCGTCGTGTTGTGGAGCGAGCACGCCGAGGCCGCCTGTGACGCGCTCAGCGCAACGTTTCGCGAAGCTCCCGATTACCAGCCCGGGGGTATCTTGGTCGCGCCCGCCCCGCCTGAGTATTTCGTCGATTCCCTCACCGATGAAAAAGAACATCTCACCGTCGTCTCACCGATCCAAGCGGCCCTCGATTTGCACGGGCTCGGCTATACCAACCTCGCGTTGAACGTTACAGAAGGGTGGTGA
- a CDS encoding ComEA family DNA-binding protein, which yields MHNRSSPAHAKEEPPTLRSEDIIASERWRARVGSGPAVEPALERVPERSLRDRIARAVKAPVLAGIAVFVVAVIVTIGIVAASSLGGDVAPDAGAEAMAGVADADGLGESADAGTGSGGLTGGGGENGATGSGAGTGAGTGAEARPLAGDQSAAGNSSDAASGPGAATAAGALIFVHVVGEVARPGVIELLAGARAQDAIEAAGGATGAAVLSGLNLARPLVDGEQLVVPDKAAVAAALEAAAETGQPHPPGDAAPADAPPSEAPASATINLNSADATQLETLPRVGPALAERIIDWRTQNGGFTSVDQLLEVSGIGAKTLAGFRDRVTV from the coding sequence ATGCACAACCGTTCGAGCCCGGCTCACGCGAAGGAAGAACCACCGACGCTGCGCTCTGAAGACATCATCGCCAGCGAGCGGTGGCGTGCCCGCGTCGGCAGCGGCCCCGCGGTGGAGCCCGCTTTGGAGCGGGTGCCAGAGCGCTCACTGAGAGACCGGATCGCCCGCGCCGTGAAAGCTCCGGTGCTTGCGGGCATCGCGGTGTTCGTGGTCGCCGTTATCGTCACGATTGGCATCGTCGCCGCGAGCTCACTGGGCGGGGATGTCGCACCAGACGCTGGGGCCGAGGCGATGGCGGGCGTGGCTGATGCAGACGGCCTCGGTGAAAGCGCAGACGCCGGCACAGGCTCAGGCGGCCTGACGGGCGGCGGGGGAGAAAATGGTGCGACTGGTTCTGGAGCCGGCACGGGCGCTGGAACCGGTGCCGAAGCTCGGCCGCTAGCGGGGGACCAATCCGCAGCGGGCAACAGTAGCGATGCTGCTAGTGGACCTGGTGCGGCCACAGCCGCGGGAGCGCTGATCTTCGTGCACGTGGTGGGAGAGGTCGCGAGGCCCGGCGTGATTGAACTCCTCGCTGGTGCGCGCGCACAAGATGCCATTGAAGCCGCTGGCGGCGCGACCGGGGCCGCCGTGCTCTCGGGCCTGAACCTTGCGCGGCCCCTCGTTGATGGCGAACAACTGGTGGTGCCCGACAAGGCCGCCGTGGCTGCTGCGCTTGAAGCCGCCGCCGAGACGGGACAGCCGCACCCGCCGGGTGACGCCGCTCCCGCAGACGCACCGCCTAGCGAAGCGCCGGCGAGTGCCACCATCAACCTGAACTCAGCCGACGCAACCCAGCTCGAGACACTGCCGAGGGTCGGGCCAGCACTCGCCGAACGCATCATCGATTGGCGCACCCAAAACGGCGGCTTCACAAGCGTTGACCAGCTGCTCGAGGTCTCTGGAATCGGCGCGAAGACGCTCGCCGGGTTTCGTGATCGAGTGACAGTATGA
- a CDS encoding GIY-YIG nuclease family protein, with protein MTEHEDEFEAAPTSLQDLIDNDLDGLLDVPEKPKKATATDRLQRAFLEIVEFRRTHDRLPSATTRDIAERKLGARLDGILADDAKLEELKPLDEFGMLEVAKAPSSLEDLLEDDDLDDLLGDETGILDVSDLPVFKRPESPDSVAQRVKAQDFDLFEPLFKAKHAELADGTYQLMPFTGMDLIREGVFFVLSGVMCFVAEVGDDVDLVVGGKPKQKQRLRVVFENGTESAMYRQSLMTRLYEAQGQVLARTGHDVSEVLDPDIESGHIYVLQSMSTDPQVANIKDLHKIGFSTTSVEQRVKGASTSPTYLMAPVKIVADYRVYNLKASALENLLHRVFADVRLALTQVDKKGQNYDPSEWFVVPRDAINEAVAMIMSGEITDYVYDKVQQRLVGSKHE; from the coding sequence ATGACAGAGCATGAAGACGAGTTCGAGGCTGCACCAACATCGCTACAGGACCTTATCGACAACGACCTCGATGGGTTGCTGGACGTCCCAGAAAAGCCAAAGAAAGCAACAGCCACTGATCGGCTACAGCGTGCCTTCCTGGAGATCGTAGAGTTCCGTCGGACGCACGACCGGTTGCCGAGTGCAACGACCCGTGACATTGCTGAGCGCAAGCTTGGTGCCCGGCTCGATGGGATCCTGGCAGACGATGCAAAACTAGAAGAGCTGAAACCACTCGACGAGTTCGGGATGCTAGAGGTCGCTAAAGCACCGTCGTCCCTGGAAGATCTGCTCGAGGACGACGACCTCGATGACCTGCTGGGTGACGAAACTGGCATTCTTGATGTGTCAGACCTGCCGGTGTTCAAGCGCCCTGAATCGCCAGACTCGGTGGCTCAGAGGGTGAAAGCCCAAGACTTCGACCTCTTTGAGCCGCTATTCAAGGCAAAACATGCCGAGCTCGCTGACGGGACCTACCAACTGATGCCGTTCACCGGCATGGATCTCATCCGTGAAGGTGTGTTCTTCGTACTTAGCGGTGTGATGTGCTTCGTCGCCGAGGTCGGGGACGATGTGGATCTGGTTGTTGGTGGAAAGCCGAAGCAAAAGCAGCGTTTGCGCGTGGTCTTCGAGAATGGCACAGAATCGGCGATGTATAGACAGAGCCTCATGACGCGTCTGTACGAGGCCCAGGGGCAGGTTCTGGCGCGTACAGGGCACGATGTGAGCGAAGTACTTGACCCCGACATCGAGAGTGGACATATCTACGTGCTGCAGTCGATGAGCACAGACCCCCAAGTTGCGAACATCAAAGATCTGCACAAGATCGGGTTCTCGACCACCAGCGTTGAGCAACGGGTCAAAGGCGCGTCGACTTCACCGACGTATCTGATGGCACCGGTCAAGATCGTGGCTGACTACCGGGTGTACAACCTCAAGGCCTCGGCGCTGGAGAACCTGCTGCACCGCGTCTTTGCAGACGTGCGCCTCGCCCTGACCCAGGTGGACAAGAAGGGCCAGAACTACGATCCGTCTGAATGGTTCGTTGTGCCCCGCGACGCGATCAACGAGGCTGTGGCGATGATCATGTCCGGTGAGATCACCGACTACGTGTACGACAAGGTGCAACAACGCTTAGTGGGGTCCAAGCATGAGTGA
- a CDS encoding DEAD/DEAH box helicase, whose translation MSKTENIVDVTYSQTGASVHTDALGMREMQQRVFEKRDAQHLLVKAPPASGKSRALMFVALDKLYNQGRKKVIVAVPERSIGASFATTPLTKNGFFADWEIKDEHNLCTPGSSSGKVKAFVDFLNGPDATLVCTHATLRYAFEKLAPEAFNGTVLAIDEFHHVSADTESNRLGALLRDVMAGSDVHIVAMTGSYFRGDSVPVLSADDEAQFTPVTFNYYDQLNGYEHLKSLGIGHHFYQGRYTDAISEVLDLDKKTILHIPSVNANESTKDKIEEVGFIIDAIGEVVDTEEDTGIIRIRRADTGAILRVADLVDDTNQKARADTLHYLSTVASKQADAVDIILALGMAKEGFDWPFAEHALTVGYRSSLTEVIQIIGRVTRDSPGKTHTQFTNLIAEPDASQTEVKVSVNNMLKAITASLLMEQVLAQNFTFKAKRDGDAPEPGTLRIKGFKEPSTDRVKQIVDTDLNDLKATILQDDTFARAAAGSIDPETTNKVLIPKIIREKYPDLTETEIEEIRQQVVVDSVIKNGEVRTVGDQRFIKMSEKFVNIDEININLIDSVNPFQRAFEVMSKSVTTNVLRIITDAISATRIEFTEEEALALVPRIKNWIKVNGRKPDSRAEDPTEKRHAEALIWLQRAKQKLEADKRATEMMAGE comes from the coding sequence ATGAGCAAGACCGAGAACATCGTCGATGTGACGTATTCCCAGACCGGGGCGTCAGTGCATACTGACGCACTGGGCATGCGCGAGATGCAGCAGCGCGTCTTCGAAAAGCGCGATGCGCAGCACCTGCTGGTGAAGGCTCCCCCAGCCTCGGGTAAGTCTCGTGCACTGATGTTCGTGGCGCTCGACAAGCTCTACAACCAGGGCCGCAAGAAGGTCATCGTTGCGGTGCCGGAGCGTTCAATCGGCGCATCGTTTGCAACCACGCCACTAACCAAGAACGGCTTCTTCGCCGACTGGGAAATCAAGGATGAGCACAATCTGTGCACGCCTGGGTCATCATCTGGCAAGGTCAAAGCTTTCGTGGATTTCCTCAACGGACCGGACGCGACTCTGGTGTGTACGCATGCGACGTTGCGCTATGCCTTTGAGAAGCTCGCCCCCGAAGCGTTCAACGGCACAGTGCTGGCAATCGATGAGTTCCACCATGTCTCGGCAGATACCGAGTCAAACCGCCTCGGTGCATTGCTACGTGATGTGATGGCTGGCTCGGATGTGCACATCGTGGCCATGACTGGCTCGTACTTTCGCGGCGACTCGGTGCCTGTGCTGTCGGCCGACGATGAGGCACAGTTCACACCGGTGACGTTCAACTACTACGACCAGCTGAACGGCTATGAGCACCTGAAATCTCTGGGTATCGGCCACCACTTCTACCAGGGGCGTTACACCGACGCGATCAGCGAGGTGCTGGACCTGGACAAGAAGACGATCCTGCACATCCCTAGCGTGAACGCTAATGAGTCGACAAAGGACAAGATCGAAGAGGTCGGCTTCATCATCGACGCGATCGGTGAGGTCGTGGATACCGAAGAGGACACCGGGATCATCCGGATCCGTCGCGCCGATACAGGCGCGATCCTGCGCGTGGCTGATCTCGTTGACGACACGAACCAGAAGGCGCGTGCTGACACGCTGCATTACCTCTCGACTGTCGCATCGAAGCAAGCCGACGCGGTGGACATCATCCTGGCGCTGGGTATGGCGAAGGAGGGCTTTGACTGGCCGTTCGCCGAACATGCTCTGACGGTGGGCTACCGCTCCTCGCTGACTGAGGTTATCCAGATCATTGGTCGCGTGACCCGCGACAGCCCCGGCAAGACGCATACCCAGTTCACGAACCTTATCGCCGAACCAGATGCGTCACAGACCGAGGTCAAGGTCTCGGTCAACAACATGCTCAAGGCGATCACTGCGTCGCTTCTGATGGAGCAGGTGCTGGCGCAGAACTTCACGTTCAAGGCCAAGCGCGATGGCGATGCACCGGAACCGGGCACGCTGCGCATCAAGGGTTTCAAGGAACCCTCGACTGATCGCGTGAAGCAGATCGTGGACACCGACCTGAACGATTTGAAGGCCACGATTCTGCAGGATGACACCTTCGCTCGAGCCGCTGCCGGCAGCATCGATCCTGAGACCACGAACAAGGTACTCATCCCGAAGATCATTCGCGAGAAGTACCCGGACCTGACCGAGACCGAAATCGAAGAGATCCGCCAGCAGGTTGTCGTGGACTCGGTGATCAAGAACGGTGAGGTGCGCACGGTCGGCGACCAGCGGTTCATCAAGATGAGCGAGAAGTTCGTCAACATCGACGAGATCAATATCAACCTGATCGACTCCGTCAATCCGTTCCAACGCGCCTTCGAAGTCATGTCCAAGTCGGTCACAACGAACGTGCTGCGGATTATTACCGACGCTATCTCGGCGACGCGGATCGAGTTCACCGAAGAAGAAGCACTCGCCCTGGTACCGCGGATCAAGAACTGGATCAAGGTCAACGGCCGTAAGCCCGACTCACGTGCCGAAGATCCGACAGAAAAGCGTCATGCAGAAGCGCTGATCTGGCTCCAGCGGGCCAAGCAGAAGCTCGAAGCAGACAAGCGCGCGACAGAGATGATGGCTGGCGAATGA
- a CDS encoding DNA methyltransferase: protein MTRKIMNHSGCEDAQPASARPRRINERTMAKLNLKAVEERVAPLAGRESYDREFIFDLLLAYGKPKGNVTRLKNGTSLNVAADPSREVAQKNVVYFRETNGDPLAELEELRISASVVRYGPRFVIVTDYDEVVAIDTQVGETIGFDIRDIDKHYTFFLPWAGMEKAQYVAEKIADVKAAERMGKLFDELMAANPGLLEQPNGRHSLNVFFTRLLFCFFAEDTEIFDGSQFTNAVGSHTQVDGSDAADFLRDVFLALDTELAEDKPHHLAAFPYVNGRLFTVTDDEFVPEFTKSARQLLIELGNLVWREINPDIFGSMFQAIVTPGKRADLGQHYTSVPNILKTIEPLFMDELRDQFDAGFDSVKKLGALLDRISEIKVFDPACGSGNFLIIAYKELRRLEHGILERLFELDSKHQMLYAESRINIENFYGIEIDDFAVEVAILSIWIAKHQMNTEFKEKFKLSIPLIPLRETGQVKAGNAARIDWTQVCPNDGQSEIYLIGNPPYYGSKLQTAEQKADYTYVIENTGLSKNLDYIALWFIKGAQYIRGSKSELAFVTTNSLSQGQQVALLFPFLVSLDLEIGYAYTSFKWTNNAKRNAGVTVSVINLRVPRVDQKYIYAGDLQIKATNINGYLADGDNFVVTDRRKPLSGLPPISNGSMPNDGGNLLIKEPAWRDLIERDPRSTDYTKAFTGTEEFIDGTDKYVLWLTLENHAVAAEIPEIDRRVRGVLEHRSKSTRLATKKLADVPWRFAEVRYRETNSILIPRHSSERRDYIPIGYLGPDTVIGDSASAVYDAEPWVFALLTSRVHMAWTRAVAGALEDRIRYSNTIVYNNFPVPPLSGTVKEKLTVAALRVLDVREYHCEKTLAELYDPDKMPADLRAAHTAIDELVDSIYSKSGYETDEQRLSDLFGMYEAMTAAEALKGKKK from the coding sequence ATGACCCGAAAGATCATGAATCATTCCGGTTGCGAGGACGCGCAGCCGGCGTCGGCGCGCCCAAGAAGAATCAACGAGAGAACGATGGCAAAACTAAATCTCAAGGCCGTCGAAGAACGCGTCGCCCCACTTGCAGGTCGAGAATCGTACGACCGCGAATTCATCTTCGATTTGTTGTTGGCTTACGGAAAGCCCAAGGGCAACGTCACCCGATTGAAGAACGGCACCTCGCTCAACGTCGCAGCTGACCCATCACGAGAAGTGGCGCAGAAGAACGTTGTCTACTTCCGTGAGACCAACGGCGACCCACTGGCCGAGCTCGAAGAGCTACGCATCTCGGCTTCGGTGGTGCGGTACGGCCCGCGGTTCGTGATCGTTACGGATTACGACGAGGTCGTCGCGATAGACACGCAAGTCGGCGAAACCATCGGGTTTGACATCCGCGACATCGACAAGCACTACACTTTCTTCCTGCCCTGGGCTGGCATGGAGAAGGCGCAATACGTCGCCGAGAAGATTGCTGATGTCAAGGCTGCCGAGCGCATGGGCAAACTCTTTGATGAGTTGATGGCAGCGAATCCCGGATTGCTTGAGCAGCCAAACGGACGTCACTCGCTGAATGTGTTCTTCACGCGCTTGCTGTTCTGCTTCTTCGCTGAGGACACAGAGATCTTTGACGGGAGCCAGTTCACTAACGCTGTGGGGTCGCACACTCAAGTCGATGGGTCCGATGCCGCGGACTTCTTGCGGGACGTGTTCCTCGCGCTTGATACTGAGCTTGCTGAAGACAAGCCGCACCATCTGGCTGCCTTCCCCTACGTCAACGGCCGTCTCTTCACCGTGACCGATGACGAGTTCGTGCCAGAGTTCACCAAGTCGGCACGGCAGTTGCTGATCGAGCTGGGCAACCTGGTTTGGCGCGAGATCAACCCCGACATTTTCGGCTCGATGTTCCAGGCCATCGTCACACCCGGTAAGCGCGCAGACCTTGGCCAGCACTACACCTCGGTGCCAAACATTCTCAAAACCATTGAGCCACTGTTCATGGACGAGCTGCGCGATCAGTTTGACGCTGGATTCGACAGCGTCAAGAAGCTCGGCGCACTGCTGGACCGGATCAGCGAGATCAAGGTGTTCGACCCGGCCTGTGGCTCAGGAAACTTCCTCATCATCGCCTACAAGGAGCTTCGTCGACTTGAGCACGGCATCCTTGAGCGCCTCTTCGAGCTCGATAGCAAGCACCAGATGCTGTACGCCGAGTCACGGATCAATATCGAGAACTTCTACGGCATCGAGATCGATGACTTCGCGGTCGAGGTGGCGATCCTGTCGATCTGGATTGCTAAGCACCAGATGAACACCGAGTTCAAAGAGAAGTTCAAGCTCTCGATTCCGCTGATCCCGCTGAGAGAGACGGGTCAGGTCAAAGCTGGAAACGCAGCAAGAATTGACTGGACCCAAGTGTGCCCGAACGACGGGCAGTCTGAAATATACCTAATTGGAAACCCGCCGTACTACGGATCAAAGCTTCAAACAGCAGAGCAAAAGGCTGATTACACTTATGTAATTGAGAACACAGGCCTATCCAAAAACCTGGACTATATTGCCCTGTGGTTCATTAAGGGTGCTCAGTACATTCGCGGTAGCAAGTCCGAACTTGCTTTCGTGACAACAAATTCTCTCTCGCAAGGCCAACAAGTTGCGCTCCTATTTCCGTTCTTGGTCAGTCTGGACTTGGAGATCGGGTACGCGTATACATCATTCAAATGGACGAACAACGCGAAGCGAAACGCTGGCGTGACAGTTTCAGTCATAAATTTGCGTGTCCCTCGGGTGGACCAGAAGTATATCTACGCTGGCGATCTGCAGATCAAGGCTACAAACATCAACGGTTACCTTGCCGATGGTGACAACTTTGTTGTCACGGATCGCCGTAAACCGCTGTCAGGCCTTCCCCCTATTTCCAATGGCAGCATGCCAAACGACGGAGGAAATCTCCTGATCAAAGAACCTGCATGGCGAGACCTGATCGAAAGGGATCCAAGATCCACTGACTATACGAAGGCGTTCACGGGTACCGAGGAGTTTATCGACGGCACTGACAAGTACGTCCTATGGCTGACGTTGGAGAATCATGCCGTCGCAGCCGAAATTCCAGAGATCGACCGAAGAGTGCGCGGAGTATTAGAGCATCGATCAAAAAGCACTCGCCTCGCCACCAAGAAACTAGCAGACGTTCCATGGCGCTTCGCTGAAGTGCGATACCGCGAAACCAATTCGATTCTGATTCCGCGCCACTCATCAGAAAGGCGGGACTACATCCCGATTGGCTACCTGGGTCCAGATACCGTCATCGGAGACTCAGCAAGCGCCGTGTATGATGCCGAGCCATGGGTTTTCGCCCTCCTAACGTCGCGCGTTCATATGGCGTGGACTCGCGCCGTCGCGGGCGCACTCGAGGATCGAATTCGTTACTCCAACACGATCGTCTACAACAACTTCCCGGTGCCTCCGCTATCCGGCACGGTCAAGGAGAAGCTCACAGTCGCTGCCCTGCGAGTGCTGGACGTCCGTGAGTACCACTGCGAAAAGACGTTGGCTGAGCTTTACGACCCAGACAAGATGCCGGCGGACCTTCGTGCGGCCCACACTGCCATCGATGAGCTAGTTGATTCCATCTATTCGAAGAGCGGCTACGAGACGGACGAACAGCGATTGTCGGACCTGTTTGGTATGTATGAGGCCATGACTGCAGCTGAAGCTTTGAAGGGTAAGAAAAAATGA
- a CDS encoding DUF1643 domain-containing protein has translation MVMFYPQGHEATLWKPDPAEAGHRFFLGNDAGWSVGNPPLIALCMNPSYASEQVSDKTIDRLIKASIEHQYSGWVMLNLYPERATDPANLSAYDASLSQDNCDAIEEVIAKYQVTEILGAWGGNPKPTIRQAKRDVLARLKSLGVQVFSLDPLTADKNPRHPTPRTGPLPMLGPKVYLPLL, from the coding sequence ATGGTGATGTTCTACCCCCAGGGACACGAGGCCACCTTATGGAAGCCAGATCCTGCCGAGGCAGGGCATCGTTTTTTCCTCGGTAACGACGCTGGCTGGTCGGTCGGAAATCCGCCGCTCATCGCGCTCTGCATGAACCCGTCGTATGCCAGCGAGCAAGTCTCGGACAAGACAATTGACCGGTTGATCAAAGCGAGCATCGAACACCAATACAGCGGCTGGGTCATGCTCAACCTGTATCCCGAACGGGCCACAGACCCGGCGAATTTATCTGCCTACGATGCCTCGCTTTCGCAGGACAATTGTGACGCGATCGAGGAAGTGATCGCGAAGTATCAAGTCACCGAGATTCTTGGGGCCTGGGGTGGGAACCCTAAACCGACTATTCGCCAAGCAAAGCGCGACGTACTTGCGCGGCTCAAGTCTCTCGGTGTGCAGGTTTTCAGCTTGGATCCGCTTACTGCTGACAAGAACCCGCGGCACCCTACGCCGAGGACTGGCCCACTACCGATGCTTGGCCCAAAGGTGTACCTGCCGCTGCTGTGA
- a CDS encoding recombinase family protein, with product MDIGYARVSTKDQILDRQLDELTAAGCDQIYSEKASGKKGADRPQWDRCLATLRQGDRLVVVELSRLGRHLGELAKLSEELQERGIGLKILNLGIDTTTPAGKLIFNIVAAVAVMERELLIERTHSGLAAARAKGNVGGRRRSITDEQIKEAQELYDERRFSMEKIARVVGVSPATLYRYLKVGAQ from the coding sequence ATGGATATTGGGTATGCCCGCGTCAGTACCAAGGATCAAATCCTTGACCGTCAACTGGATGAACTCACGGCCGCTGGATGCGACCAGATTTACTCAGAGAAGGCATCAGGTAAGAAGGGCGCTGATCGACCGCAGTGGGATCGGTGCCTTGCAACGCTGCGTCAGGGTGACCGGTTGGTTGTTGTCGAGCTCTCGCGACTTGGCCGGCATCTTGGTGAGCTGGCGAAACTTTCGGAAGAGCTGCAGGAACGAGGGATCGGCCTGAAGATCCTCAACCTTGGAATCGACACTACGACGCCGGCGGGAAAGCTCATCTTCAATATCGTTGCGGCTGTCGCTGTGATGGAGCGAGAACTGCTGATCGAGCGCACCCACTCTGGACTGGCTGCTGCCAGAGCCAAGGGGAACGTTGGCGGCCGTCGTCGCAGCATCACCGACGAGCAGATCAAGGAGGCTCAGGAGCTCTATGACGAGCGCAGGTTCTCCATGGAAAAGATTGCGCGCGTCGTTGGCGTAAGCCCGGCAACGCTGTACCGCTACCTCAAGGTAGGTGCGCAGTAA